One Aegilops tauschii subsp. strangulata cultivar AL8/78 chromosome 2, Aet v6.0, whole genome shotgun sequence genomic window, GACAGGGGCCCGTCACCCATAGTGGGCTGAGCGCCCCCGATCGGGGCGCGGATCTAAGGGCCCGGTGGGCCGTTGGGCCCACACGGTGGAGATCAtcctaacattctcccccttgatctcaacttttACTTTTGACCTTTATACTTTGAAATAACTCTTTTCAAAGTACTTGTTCCATCACAGATTTGCATGTAGAGCATGTCTCATCATCACGGTTCATTCCCGATAGAATCAACACCTACAACACACTCATCTGTTTTGAAATAGATTCTTTAACCTTGGGCCCTTTTATTGTCCGGAAATCTTAGACTATACCATAAAACCCATGTCGACTGTGTGTTCTCCGAACACACTGGGCGGCAAGCCTTTAATAAGCAGATCTGCAAACACTTGTCTGTTGCTTTTATGCTTCAAGCATTTCTACATGATTCCGGACTTTCTCCTTTACAACGCATAACTCTGTGTCAGTGTGTTTGGCATCAACACTTGACTCGTTGTCATAGGAGCGAAAAACTTAAAATGGTTATCGCTGTTGTCAACCATTATCAATTCCGGGTACTTGTTTCTTTAACCTTTTTGCCTGTCCCTCAGCCTCATATCATGTTGTACATTATCTTTACATCATATTAATGATAACTGATTCATTCTTTAGAGTTTTTCCACACAAAAACTCCAAGTGTGAAAGTCAGCGACAATTGTGGATTTCGCTGTATATTTCACGAGTCCTGTCTTTGTACTCACAATCTTTTGAGAGCACTTATTTCTTTCAGCATGAGGCCGATATCCTTGACTCCATTCCAGTGATCTATATCTGGATTGGACATTACCAAAACAACCCGGTTACGTGAACTGTGTCACGGTAATGTTATACTTTTGCATTCATTAAGCTTCCAACAGCTGAAGCATATGGTACCATATTCATTTGGTCTATTTCGTATTGACTTTTGGAACACTAAAGTTCCCAAAATCATTACCCTTTACTATAAGAACAGGCGTAGGTTTTCTCGCATGCATACTTTAGAAACTTTCCTTAGCATGCCCATGCGACACACCTAATACCCCTTTTATTCTTTTCTCGGTGAATCTCGATCCTTATAACGAGAGACATTCTTTTAAACTTTGAGGACAAGAACTTCTTTTCCTCCTGCAGTCGAATTAACATCACTACTAACAAGCAGAATGTTATCCGCATGTACAAGATATAGGAAATGAAATTCCCATTCTATAACTTTATACAAACACAATTGTCCTCTCATTTTCTTTAACCCAAAACAACATTTGATTGCTTTAGTCCATAAAAGACTTCTTCAGGCAGTATCCCCTGTGTTCTTTACTTTCATCTGATGTAACTCAGATCATAATATCTTTCATCTGATGTAACTCAGATCATGATGTGCTACCAGCACTCATTGTAATCTATTCAGTGTAAAATGCGCAAAAAACCTTTCGATTTTAGTCGTGTTTTACACCTTTACATATTTCCTTTGGAGTCACATTGTCCTTGTAGACTCTTTACAGCCTACTGTTTTGGCTCCATTGGAAATTACTCGTGAGTCCCGAACATCGTCAGAATTCACCAATTTCATTTCATCTCACATAGTCTCTTATCATTTAGATAAGCAGACACTTCTCAAAACTCGATTGAGCGCTTTAAATGAGGTGGGATCAACCTCCATTTGAATTTCACTAACATAGACTTTATAGTAATCAGAAGTATCTGATTTTCTCATTCCTTGAGACCATCTGTGTCTCAGGTACTGGCACTTCTTTCATATGGGGTTGTTGTTGCTCTGTCATTGCCAAGAGGCAAATTAATTGTAGTCTTTCACTTCCAAGAGGCAATAGGTTTTACAGGGACCTCCTGTTTAATCATTCCTCCTTTATAGAGCTAACAACGGGTGTTGTATAGGTCATACAACATGCTCCCCTAGATACAATCTATTTGAGTCTTAGGTATCTTCATACCATGCTCCCCCAGATTACTCCATCTTCACTAAGAATGGCGTATCTTTAAACTTTATTATTTGGGTTTACTCTGTTAAAATTTTCTTCTTTATGGCACTTTAAACACTGTCTTAGTATTCCTTAGTCTGCTTTCGGAACTGTAAAAGATCCAGGAATAcatctatttcttttctttagggGTATTATTATGATCGTCGTACTCCCCCAGATGATCACATTCTTCATTAATGGATATCTCATATTTCTTTCTCCCCCTCGAAATGTGGCAAGAACTTTTCTGCCACAATTTCGAAAAACCATTCACAACTCTTGTGAATTGAGGAAACTTTGAGTATCTACTTCATGTATCTGATTACTTCATATGTAATGAAGTTATCTGTTAACGGTATGGGAGTACTTTTTCCTTATTCCTCATTCCATTTCAGAAACTCAAAATAGTTCTTTATCATTAGTACTTTTGCAAGTCACACTTGCATATCATTCTTATCTTTAGGTTCGTCTGTAACTTTTATTCTCTGTGAATTTATTGAGTGCTTAATGACTGTTGCACATAAGGTGTACGGTCGATACTAGGAAAGCATAATAGCTACTCCATACTTTTCTCCCAGAATGGGACACATTAAACGCACATGAGTCATCATATCTTTCTCCTGTCACACAGGATAAGTCTTAGCCAAAATTTCTCCTGACGTATAGGATTTTTGACATAATACTATGTCAACTTTACCCAGTTACGCAGGTGTTTTCCCAGACCTTTCCCGCCATGCGGTTTCTTATCATAATCATCTTTTCCCGCTATGCGGGTAATTCGCTGTAAGGGATATAAATGCCAGAATTGGCTCTTTTGACTGCATATTCAATCATCAAATTCAGAAATAGATCCAAATGCTCTTTGACACACGTGCTTGATCCGacgttggtcaaattaaacaCACATGTTGCTTGTTTCATTTCAAATCATGTTGATTGAAAAATCTTCTTCATAgagagtacatgaaagacattcgtcaaccaagactctcaatgatctttctcttttcttttgaaACCATTCTTTAGAGAGCACATACTCCCTCACGTTATGACCTTTCTTGGTCATCTTTCGGGTCACAAGTACCCAGCCATTCGCTTTCGTGAATGAAAGCATGGAAAACTTTTAGTCTGAGAAAACTTAGCCAATAATCAACAATAATGAGCACAAAAAATAACCCATGTTGGCCTGGTTAAAAAAATATGCACATTAAACTTTGAAAAACTTTCTTTTATATTCTAAATCACTGTTGGGCAGAATTAGAATAAAACATCATCCTTCTACATTAATTCCGTATCACCGTTGGGCGGAAATGGAAATAATGCATATAACTCGTAAATAATGTGATAATAAAATTTCTATTAAGCGACTTTGCTAAGAAAATAATCATCATTATCAACTTTTTTTTTGCAGCGGAAAACTTTTAATATACATTTCTCAATCTTTATCAAATGCTCTGAAAATTGGTCACTTTGATACAAAAATTATCAGAGATTTGAACTTTTAACTATAAGACTCATTGAATTATAATATTGTCATCATCAACgttggtcagaaaataacaataccataATTAAACTTTAATCAAATATCTTTCTACTGTCATAGCAGAAGCTATCTTAATCTGATTTCACCCACAAGTGAAAAAACTTCTCTCAAAAGACTGCTCATCCAATTAAATTTTCCCGTTGGTTCCAATTTAACTGGAGGATAATACATTTTGTTTCTTTGTAAAAGAGTACTATTAATTATTTACGCAGCGGAataaaaaattcatgaacttttacTGTTTACATAAACTTTTCTTTGACTAAGTAAAAATTCATGAAATTCTTCTTTTCAGAAacatttccttttcttttctattttctaaACAAAAAAATTTCTCTGAATAATTTGAATAGAAAAAAAACTGTATTATATTTTGCCCAAAAAACTGGACAAAAActgaaaaaacaaaagaaaaagcaGCAGGCCGCACCGGCCTCAGCCCGGCTCCCGCTCTCTCTTTCGGCCCAAAAGGCCTGCAGCGGGGCTAGGTTTTCAATCGTGACCATCCAGTCCGATCGGACGATCCAGCGTTCTTCTCGCTTGAACAAAACAGGAGCCGACGGAAACCCCGACCGAACCCTAGCCATTTATGTCtctttgctctctctctctcgacgGCGGAAGCACGGGGTTGcgccccggccgccgccgccggcggcggaAGCCACCGCGCCGCGCGCGCCTCTTCTCCCTTCCCCCTTCTCTTTTGCAAAGAGGACTAGGCGCGAGCCCCTCCTCTGATCTGTCGCTCTGTCCCGCACGCCGGGGCATCGCGCCGCTCCGGtcgccggcgacggcgacgagcgtCACCGCGCCGCGCTGCACCGCGACTCCCTTCCTTTCCTGTGGCACAGAAAGAGGGTCGGGCTTGCGCCCTCCTCTGCTCCACTTGCGCCTCGACGGCGCCTCCATCTCTGTTGGAGTAGCGGCTGGGCACGGCTGCGCCGGCCGCCGGCGTCGACAGCAAACCACCGCGACGCGCGATCCCCTCCCTATTTCCCTTTTTTCTGCTTTTTCTCCCTCCACCACCATATAAGGATTCGAGCAGTGCAGATTCAGGGAAGAATGGCGCCCCTCTGCCCCCCTTGCCGGCGTGTGCGTGCACCCGTAGATGGGCGCACCGCCGTCAAGCGATTCAGCGGCGGCGCCCTGTTTCGGCGACCGCGTGGTCTCTTTGCCCCCAAAACGGGGTGGTGTTCTTCTTCTCATGCCTCGGCTTGCCGATGCGCATCGAGATCGAGAGGAACGGCGCGGCCATGACGGCGGCGCTCTTTGCCGGCGGGCCCTTGGCCCTGCTCCGGTGATCTTCTTTGCCCTGTCTAGGGTTCTTCGGGAGGGGGAAAGATTTCTTTTGTGTTCATTTCTACTGAAAATCCTAAACCAAACCTTGTCTGATACCATTGTGAAGTCCTCTGGATCGGTTAGGGTTAAGGATTCACAGTAGTCTTTACCTTTTCCTTGGATTGATGAGCCCGATGGGTTGGCCATGGTGGATGGCGGCGGTGGTGATGGCAGATCGTGGGCGAAGTGGTGGCGGAGCTTCCCGTCAGCACTGCACTAAACCTAGATCGGTAGGGGATGTGGTGGGAAGTACGGTGTCGCGACGAACCTCGTGATGCGAGCCGCCGCCCCCCACCTCTTTCTATATAGTGCAGGTGACAGGGGCCCGTCACCCATAGTGGGCTGAGCGCCCCCGATCGGGGCGCGGATCTAAGGGCCCGGTGGGCCGTTGGGCCCACACGGTGAAGATCATCCTAACAAATCCCGCACTAACACTCCCGCCTAACAAACCATCAAAAGGTACGAGAGAAGATCAAGGAATCAGGATATGGCTCGGCTCCAACAGAAAACATCTCAATCTCCTTATCCCAACGCATTACATGGAGCATTTCACGTGCTTCCACCCTATATATACATTCACTGATCACAAACCACAAGACGTTCGTGGCACCATTCACATCTGGCCAGCAAGCACAAACCAAGAAAGAGACCGACCCATGGCGCCATCCAAGTCCCATCTCGCCTGCTTCTTCCTCACCCTCGCCGTCCTgaccgccgccgcgccggagaCTTCGGCGGTGGCCGTCACGGCCAGGGCCCCCGCTCCCTCCACCAACGGCGACTTGGTGGCGAAACCATCATCATGGTCATGGTGCATCATCCCCTGCTTTTCGTTTATACCACAGATATTGTGTATACCACCCATATTCTgtccacggccgccgccgccacctcctctacctccgccgcctccgcccccATCGAAGCCACAGCCGAAGGAGTGCCGGACGCCGCTGATGGGGCTGATGCCGTGCAAGGATTTCCTCACCAGCAGCACCGCGCCGGAGCCTCCGAACCAGGGCAAGTGCTGCGACGGCATCAGGTCGCTCGTCCAAGACGCTCCCATCTGCCTTTGCCGCATACTGGAGGGCACCGACCTCGACAAGCTCATGTCGGCGACCGTTGATAGAGAGAAATTCATTCGTACGATGATCATCTGCGACTCGAGCCCCGGTGAATTTGGTTCCTGCGAAGGTAAGTTGTTGCTTAATAGTGTAAACTGTTATGTGCATTTCTGATTGTGCTAGCCCGTTTTTAATGTGAGTCTTTTTGATGGATCGGGAGCAGGACCCGTGCCACCAATGAGGGCCGCACCTACCCCTAAAGCTGCTCCTTGATCGGGCAAGTCAGGTAACCAGTTTATTTCCAGATAAATTTAACCAATTTTTTGTGCCCATTTATTCATGCATGGCTGAATCAACTAGGTATACTTCTTTTAGGGTGAGGTATACTTATTTATGTATCGTACTTTAACTTCTCTTGATTTGCTCTTTGCAGAGCCATCGTCGTCGTTGTAGCGTTACAGAAACAAGATGCATGCATGGAAGCTGAAGATGCATGTCAAGATCCGTCAGCATCATTCTTAGAAGAGATAGTGCTAGTTCTTAGTTCGATTTAGGGAGAATGTGTAGCTTCATTTGCGAGAAAACAAATTATTTGTCACCGTCCAACTATATGTCTCTTTACGAAAGTGTGCAACAGCGCAACCGTTGTTTATGTGTTCGACTAGGGAGTATTCGATGTATGTGTGTGCAATTTGGTAATGAACGCATCACTAGTCCGAAAATGTGCCAAGTCCTTAGTCATGTAATCATGTGTGAGGTATACTTATTTATGTATCATACTTTAACTTCTCTTGATTTGCTCTTTGCAGAAACAAGATGCATGCATGGAAGCTGAAGATGCCGTACGTCAAGATCCGTCAGCATCATTCTTAGAAGAGATAGTGCTAGTTCTTAGTTCGATTTAGGGAGAATGTGTAGCTTCATTTGCGAGAAAACAAATTATTTGTCACCGTCCAACTATATGTCTCTTTACGAATGTGCGCAACAGCGCAACCATTGTTTATGTGTTCGACTAGGAAGTCTCCAATGTATGTGTGTGCAATTTGGTAATGAACGCATCACTAGTCCGAAAATGTACATTAATTATATGAGTGATGTTGTTCAAACACAAACTTAGCAAAAGAACTAGGATAGCGACATAAATGTTGTTTTGTTGATTACAGTTAGAATACAATATATCAAGTGTGCGTCTTGTAGAGAGGAAAAAAATATAAGTCAAGTCTAGTTTTTGCATCTTTCTACACAAAATTCACTAGTGTAGAATGGTTCTATTAAGCCACCCTTTCGCACACGCTAGACAAAAACTGTGTGCGATACATCGCACTCGGCTTAGTCGTAGGCAGATCAATTCCGATTAATATGCAGTCAAAGACAACACAAATAAGTAATGTAAATGTGATGATTTTTTGGAATACAGTACAATCAAAGTCCCTCACACACATCAgcatacactcatccctatgaacgcacacatgcacatcctacccctatgagcacctccgagagacttAGCCGGCATAAGAACTTGAGATTTTACGAACTCACCATAAGCGCCTCGCAGTCGACGGGAATGTCTCCTCCTACTGAACGAACATCGCCGGAAGCCTGAAATAAATCCATGAATAATGCTAGCACCAATGTCAAATTTGGGACTTGAGCCCTGTAAGTCTGAGgataccactgtcctcctaactgTGCAACCATAGGTTGGTTCGCTGTAAATGTGATGACTTGAAGGGTAATATTTTGTGAATATCACCAGCAAAATAAATTCCTGTAGCATTGAGCATTCATGTAATCCTATCTAAGGAATATATCTGCTCTTCCGATCAAGCTAAGGTGAGAAATATCTAAGAACGAATTACGGATTTATAGAACTAGCTACAAGGCAAACGCAATCCTGTATTCGAGCTAGAAGGGTACACATCATATTGTGGTTTGAGCTAGCTCGCTCGCTGCACCTAAACTtgttactccctccgatccatattactgTAGCCGCTTTAGTACAACCTTAGCAATGACAACTAGTATGGATTAATTAATTTACGACCATTGACCCTGACTAGATTATGATTCTATTAATAGCTTTATACTGCTGGAATTTTCGCAAGCTTGTCATTGCTATCCATATTGAGCATTTGTGTACAAGCTCTCTCTTCTAGTCTTCTAGATTGTGTAAACTAGGATGGAAATGAATTGCGTGTAAACTTTGTACTCGAACTAGCTATTAAAAGGCCAATGCATGCATACGATTGAGTGTTGCTGATGGTTTTCACTTTCAGTTTCAGAAAAAATTCAGCACCAACCTAAATCATCAAATCACTGAATTTCAGTGATTCCGGTTTGTATATGTTCACTTGAATTCAATTAAATATTCTaatttttcaaaaaatattttataaagATTTCAAATTGTGTGTACTACTGAAATTGCATAAATATTTTGGCCGAGAAGAAAACATTTCACTATCTACTCAAATCTCATTGAAAGTGCAAACCATGTGTTGCTTACGGCTCCCTTGGGAGCTATGTAAATTCTTCCACCTGTAAATAAATGAGTACATAAAGATGTAAAAATCTTGGACACTACAAAAACTTGCATGCTGACCCCGGTGTGCCGATCAAGTaagttttctattttttttcttctataaAATAACTTGCCTGGACATCCGCAAAAAAAGTTGCGTGGAGTAGGAACGTGACGTGATTGCTTTCGGTTTACGTGCCCCCGACGAAAGATACGTTGGTAAGTTTCTACAACACGTGGTCAAAGGGACGTCAGGCCTCTTTCTACTACTCCTACGCCGATCGATCCCCACCGTAATACAAATACAAATCCAGCCGCATATATGCATAAACCGTCTTGTGGTCAAATTAAATCGAGAACTACGAAGATGGCGGCCCAGCTGAGCACGTCCGCTGCGGTGGCGGCGGCCGATGATACGTGGTCCAAGCTCCCGGCCGATCTTCTCGGCGAGGTCTACGGCCGGATCGTTTCCCCTCTCGACCGCGTCCGCTTCACCGTAGTCTGCCGCTCATGGCGTGTTGTCAAGTCACGGCAACAGCCGGCGCCGACTTTGCCATGGCTCATCTTCTCGTCGTATCATGGCGGTGCGATGCGCGTGTTCTGCCCCATGGACGGTGTATCCTTACGCCTTCAGCTCCCGCCCGAGGCAGTCCACAACAGGCTCGTCGGCTTTCATGATGGAGGCTGGATCGCCGCCGCATCCTCTCGCGACGGTGGTGCTGGTGACTGGCTAACGATTGTCAATCTCTATTCTGGCGTCGAGGCGCCGCTCTCCGCCAAGCAACGCGCCACGCCATACATGGACAAGTTAGTGTGTTCGGAGCGCCCCACGTCAAATCGTTGCATCATTGCCGTCACTACGGCCGGGCTCGCGGTGTGCAAAGTTGGATGTCGCAACCATAATTGGTGGAGGTCGAGAGAGCGTAACCATTACTACGACATCGCTTTCTACGATGGGAAGCTATGTGGCCTACTCCGCCGCAGTCTACAAATATACACAATTAGCATGACCAAGAACAGCGATCTGGTGGTCAGCATCACCTACGAATTGGACATGAACCAACTACCCAAGTGTGTGGGATCCGACGACGTCAGCTACATTTTCAAGCACGGCGACAGGATGTTGATGGCCAAACGAGCCCAGTGGACGACAGTGCAGAACAGGCTTTTCTTCAAGGTGTTTGAGCTAATAAAAAATACACGTTACGATTATAGCTGGGTAGAAGTGACTACATTGGACGACCATGCCTTATTCTTGAGTACCAATTGCTCGAAGATGGTGTACGTGCCGGCGGATAGGCGTGGCGGAGTAGAGAGAAACCACATCTACTACAACCATTTAAATTTACCAGGTGATACTAATCGCATCTGCAATGATGTGCAATTGATGAAATGTCACTACAGCGAACATTTGTATTGTAGGAAAGACAAAAAAATCAATGGAGTGGGTAGGATCAAGTCAACAGGATATTACAGGACTAGTAACTATAACATTACTAATGACTCTGCGGGTCTGATGTGGCTTCTCCCCCCGGAATTCTAGCTGCTCAATGTCATTGCAGTATGTATTGGTCTTATCTTGAGCCTTTTAATTAGCTGGTTTAGACTTTGCATGTTTGACATGTTTAGGCCTGCTTGTTTCAACCTATGTATATATATTatctccctccccccccccccccccccccccccccccccttcgtTCCCACTATTTATTTTATGGAATCTATTTTCACTTGATATACAAGAACAAATTCAGATGTGTTATTCTTCCCCATGTGATTGTCACGGATTTGCCTACTCGGGCAAAACACACAAGATCTTAATATGCAATCAAATAACTTAAATGTGGCGACCTTTATGGTGTTGGTGAATGTTCCTGCATATTTCCGTCAAAACATATTCATGTAATATGAGGCATTCATGTAATCCTACCCGATGAATATATTGCACTTCTGATCAAATTAAGGTGAGAAATGTCTAAGAACAAAATGCAAATTTATGGAACAAGTTCGAAGGCGAACAAAATTCTGTATTCGAATATGATCGAGCACAAAAGTATATGCACATTCGACTGTCTGCAGCTGTCTCACGCCGTCtacctcccacctcttcgactaTGTCCCCGCCCGAATCTGCCGCCCGTAGGTGACACATTGGAGGCGTCCACCCTAGTTCCCATAGAAGGCAGGCATGGGTGTGCGAACATGGTGACTCCATGACTCGTAGGTGCATCGACGAGCACTGACAGTGGAGGCGTCTAGTCTGCGGCAGTGGTGGCGTCCATGCGACAGGCGGGCAGCCGGGCATATCTGGCCAACGCCTTGACACATGGTGGTGGTTGGGTGTAG contains:
- the LOC109768484 gene encoding uncharacterized protein → MAAQLSTSAAVAAADDTWSKLPADLLGEVYGRIVSPLDRVRFTVVCRSWRVVKSRQQPAPTLPWLIFSSYHGGAMRVFCPMDGVSLRLQLPPEAVHNRLVGFHDGGWIAAASSRDGGAGDWLTIVNLYSGVEAPLSAKQRATPYMDKLVCSERPTSNRCIIAVTTAGLAVCKVGCRNHNWWRSRERNHYYDIAFYDGKLCGLLRRSLQIYTISMTKNSDLVVSITYELDMNQLPKCVGSDDVSYIFKHGDRMLMAKRAQWTTVQNRLFFKDPVNRTRVCVGSAVSLDHGVVLCCYWRVGAEACGGGGGTRDTVVVAARMP